The Streptomyces sp. B3I8 nucleotide sequence GTCGCCGTAGCCGTGCGCGGTGGAGACGTTGCGCAGTATGTCCTCGAGGATCTCCGGCGGGCACTCGAAGCCGAAGGCGGCCGGGTTGCCGGTGTTCAGCTTGAGGATGCGGTGACCGGCCGCTTCCAGCCGCATCGCCTCCTCGAGAACCGGGCCCCGGATCTCGTAGCCGACATTGGCGAGCTTCGTGGACTGGATCACCTGCATGTCCGTGAGCTTACGGCCGCGTTGCCGGGTGCGCGTCGTGTTTCCCACCACAGGGAACCCGTACGGCCCCGGCCGTTTTCGCGGCCTTTGCCGCCCACCCCTGCCCCTCGCGCCCCACCCGCCCCTAGAATGCGCCCTCGTGTCATGGCAGCAACAGCCTGAGGTCGGGGCGCACGGCGGATACGTCGAGAACACAGCGGACCGGGCGGCGGAAGCCCGCCCCGCGGGTGGGGTGCGGCCTCACGGCGACGCACACGAGGGTCACCCGATCGTGTACCACCCGTACGCCGAGGCGGCTGTGCCCGAGTACGACCGGTACGCGGACCCGGCCGCCGCCCACGGGTGGCAGAACGCCTACGACGAGACCCGCGAGCTGCCCCGGATCGTTCCCGCGGCGGCCCCCGCCGTCCCCGGGCCCGGCGCCGTTCCTGCCGCCCCGGGCCGTCGCCCGCGCGCGGCCCGGCGCGCGGTCCTCGCGGCCGGGGCGCTCGGCGCGGCCGGTGTCGCCGTCCTGCTGACCGGGGGCTTCGGCGCGGGGTCCGCCGGGACGCCGGGCGGCACCGGGGGGTCCGCGCGGCCGACGACGTCCGCCGAGGCGGCCGACCCCGACGCCGCCGCGGACTCCTCCACCCCGTCGGCCTCCCGTTCCGGCTCGACCGCGCCGGCCGGCGACGGCGGTCCCTCCGAGTCCGCCGGGAGCACGCGGGCCGCCTCCCCGACGCCGAGCCGGGCGGGCGCGGGCGGTGGCGCGGAACCGGGCGGCTCCGGGACCCGGTCCGCCGCGCCCGCGCCCACCACCCGCACCGCCTTCCCCTCGTTCCCCGTCGCCCCGAGTCCGACCGTGTCGAACCCGTACGGCGGCGGGCACGGCGGGCACGGCGGAGGCGGCTGGGGCGGAGGTGGCTGGGGCGGCGGCTGGGGGCGCCACTGACGTCCTGTGTCGGATGCCGGGGACGGCGGGCCGGGGGGACGGCCGAAAACCGTCCCTTGCCGCCCACGCACCGCCCCTCTGACAATGCGCATGACAACTCCACGGGCGGCCGGACGACCTTCGGCCGCCCCGTCATGTCTCAGAGGGGACCCCACATGAGAAAGCCTCTCGTCACCGTGCTGCTCGCCCTGGCCATCGCCGGGGCCGGCGCGGCCCCCACGGCGGCGGCCACCCCGGCCTCCGCGCCCGCACCCGAAGCGGTCACCGCGCCCGCGGCGGCCCCCGCCCTCCAAGCCGTCGACTACGCCGGCACCGTCGCGCTCAGCAACTGCTCCGGCTCCGTCGTCCGGCTCCCCGCCTCCACCGACTCCGACCCGGCGCTCGTGCTCACCAACGGCCACTGCCTGGAGACCGGGTTCCCCGAGCCCGGCGAGGTCATCGTCGACCAGGCGTCCAGCCGCTCGTTCACCCTGCTCAACTCGGCCGGGAGCGGCGTCGCCACCCTGCGGGCGAGCAAGGTCGCCTACTCGACGATGACCGACACCGACATCACGCTGTACCAGCTCACCCGCACCTACGCGCAGATCAAGAGCTCGTACGGCATCGGCGCGCTCACCCTGAACGACACCCACCCCGCCGTCGGCACCGCCATCAAGGTCGTCTCCGGGTACTGGAAGCGCATCTACACCTGCGCGATCGACGGCTTCGCCTACCGGCTCAAGGAGGGCGACTGGACCTGGAAGGACTCCGTCCGTTACACCTCCGCCTGCGACACGATCGGCGGCACCTCCGGCTCGCCCGTCGTCGACACCGCCACCGGCAAGGTCGTCGCCGTCAACAACACCGGCAACGAGGACGGGGAGCGCTGCACGGAGAACAACCCCTGCGAGGTCGACGAGAACGGCACGGTCACCGTCCGCGAGGGCATCAACTACGCCGAGGAGACGTACGGCATCCCGGCCTGCTTCGGCGCCGGCAACAGGCTGAACCTGAACGCGAGCGGCTGCACCCTGCCCAGGCCCTGACCCCCCGGCCCCACCGGAACCGGGGCGGGCGGCAGCGCTCACGCCGGAGTGCGGCGCACCGCCCGCCCCGCCAGTACGTCCGTGCGCCGCCCGTCCTCGATCACGAAGCGCCCGTCGATCAGCACGTGCGGGATCCCCGTCGGCAGCCGGCGCGGGTCCGCGAACGTGGCGCCGGGCGCGACCGTCGCCGGGTCGAAGAGCACCAGGTCGGCCCGGTACCCCTCGCGCACAAGGCCACGGTCCGGCAGCCGCAGCCGGGCCGCCGCGCGCCCGGTGAGGTGGGCCACGCACTCCTCCAGGGACAGCACCCCCAACTCCCGGACGTAGCGGCCGAGATACTGGGGGAAGGTGCCGTACGCGCGCGGGTGCGGCTTGGTGCCCTGGAGGATGCCGTCCGAACCGCCGGTGTGCGCCGGGTGGCGCATGATCGTACGGACGTTCTCCTCGTTGCCCACATGCTGGAGGATCGTCGTGCCGAGCCTGTCCTCGGTCAGCAGCCGGCGCGCGGTCGTCCAGGGTGTCTCGCCGCGCGCCCGCGCGGCCTCCAGGACCGTGCGTCCGACGTACTCGGCGAGCTCGGGGTTGCTCACGCCGGAGATCTCGATGGTCTCCCACTCCATCGGCACCCCGTGGCAGCCGTCGGAGCCGGTCACCTCCAGGTGGTGGCGGATCCGCTCGGCGGTGTCGTCGTCCGCGAGCCGCTTCAGCAGCGCCTCGGGGCCGCCCTCGCCCGCCCAACTGGGGAGCTGCGCGGCCAGGGTGGTGCAGCCGGGGGTGTACGGATAGGTGTCCAGGGTGATGTCGGCACCGTCGGCCAGCGCCTCGTCCAGCAGCGCGAGCAGTTCGGGCGCCCGGTCCCGGTTGACGCCGAAGTTCATGGTGGCGTGGGTGAGGTGCAGCGGACAGCCCGCCTCGCGGGTGAGCGCGACCATCTCCTCGTACGCCTGAAGCGCCCCCGCCCCGTAGGACCGGTGGTGCGGGCAGTAGTAGCCGCCGTACGACGCCACCACCCGGCACAGTTCGGCCAGTTCGGCGCCGTCGGCGTACATGCCGGGGGTGTAGGTGAGCCCGGAGGAGAGGCCGACGGCGCCCTGTTCCAGGCCCTCCGCGACCAGTCGCCGCATCCGGTCCAGCTCGGCGGGCGTGGCCGGGCGGTCCTCCCAGCCGACGGCGAGGGCACGCACCGTGCCCTGCGGGATCAGATACGCGGCGTTGACGGCGATGCCCCGGCCGTCGAAGCCGTGGTCGAGCCGGTCCAGGAACTCGCCGACCGAGCGCCAGGAGAAGTCGATGTCGTCGCCGTACCCGTTCCAGCCGGAGATGGCCCGGCGGACCTCGGCGAGCGTGCGGTCGTCGACCGGCGCGTACGACAGCCCGTCCTGCCCGATGACCTCGAGGGTCACGCCCTGCGCGGCCTTGGCGCCGTGGTCGGGGTCGCGCAGCAGGGCGAGGTCGCTGTGCGCGTGCATGTCGATGAAGCCGGGGGCCAGGACCAGCCCCTCGGCGTCCAACTCCCGCCGGGCGCGCGGGCGCTGGCAGCCGGCCGCCCACGCCTCCTTGACGATCGAGACGATCCTGCCGTCCTCGATCGCCACGTCGGCGCGGTAGGACGGCGCACCGCTGCCGTCCACGACCTCCGCGTCGCGCAGGACGAGGTCGGCCCGGTCGGTGAGGTCGACGGGATCCATGGCGAGTACCGGCCTTCCTGATGCGTGGGACGTGACTGCTCCCGGACTGCTCCCGGGAGAAGAGGTGCCTAGAAGAACGTGCGGACGTAGTCGGTGACCGTGCCGTCCGCCTCCACGAGGGGGATGAGCTGCCACTTGTCGAAGGACGTGCAGGGGTGGGAGAGGCCGACGCCGATCCAGTCGCCCACCTCCAGGTCCGTCCCGTCCGCCGTGCGCAGCCACATGTGCTGGTCGGAGAGCGCGGTCACGGTGACGCCGGTGGCCGGACGCTCGTCGCCGTCCCGTCGTACCACCTGCGCGAACGGCAGGTCCAGGTCGTAGGCGGCGTCGCGCTTGCCCGCGTTGGCGAACGCCTGCTCGGGGGAGGGGCGGGAGACGACCTGCGTCCACAGCCGGAACGCGGGCTCCAGACCGCCCTCCTCCGGGACGCGGTTGAAGGGGGTGACGTGGCGGTAGTGCCCGTCGTCGTGCGAGACGTAGGCGCCGGAGCGCAGCAGCTTCAGTGCGGGGAGCGAGAGCGCGGGCAGCTCGGCGAGGACGTCGGCGACCGCGTCGAACCAGGCGCTGCCGCCCGCGCTGACGACGATCTCCGTCAGGCCGGTGCCGGTGAACCGGCCCGCCGCGTCGAACTCGGCCGCCAGCGCGGTCAGCCGGCGCAGCCAGGCCCGTACGCGGTCGGGGTCGGCGTCCGGGACCTCACCCTCGTAGCCCGCCACGCCGGCCAGCCGCAGGGTGGTGGTGGCCGCGACGGCGTCGGCGACCGCCGCGCACTCCGCCTCCGTACGCGCCCCCGTGCGCGCCCCTTCTCCGGCACCGAGTTCGACGACGACGTCGAGCGGGCGGCCCCCCTCGGGCAGCGGGGAGAGCGCGGCGTCCATCAGCTCGACCCCGCGCACGGAGTCGACGTAGCAGAGGAACCGGAACTCCGGGTCGGCGGCGAGTTCCGCGGCGATCCAGCGCAGGGCCGCCGGGTCGACGATCTCGTTGGCCACGAAGATCCGCCCGATGCCGAACTCCCGTGCCACGCGCACCTGGTGGGGCAGCGCGAGCGTGATGCCCCAGGCGCCTCGCTCGATCTGCCGGCGGAAGAGCTGCGGGGCCATGGAGGTCTTGCCGTGCGGGGCGAAGGCGAGGCCGTGCCGCTCGGCGTACCGCTCCATCAGCGCGAGGTTGTGCTCCAGGCGCTCGGCGGACAGGGCGAGGACGGGGGTGGTGAAGCCGTCGGTGAACAGATTGCGCCGCTCGGCCGCGAGCGCGCCGACGGTGAGGTGGGCGGCGTCCGGCGGGAGGCCCTTGAAACGGTGGCCGACGGGCTCGTCGGCGAGCCGGGCGACGGCGTCGTCCATCCCTTTGTCGAGGGCGGAACCGGGGGTGCCGGAGATGCCGGGGATGCGGTCGACGGCCATGCAGCCTCCCTGATCAGGTGCGTTGCATTCTCTGCAACGTCCATTGCGTATGTCGCTCACTGCTGTCTAACATCTCGGCCGACGCGGGTCAACGGCAGCGACCGTGCCCCACGGCAGTCCCCGCGGCACCCGCAGATCCACCAGCACCGGCATCGCCGGCAGCGCCGGCGGACCCGGCAGCACCCACCGCCCCAGCACGCCCCCGACGAGCGAGGAGTACCCACCGCCGTGACCGCCACCGGCCCGCACAGCGCACCGCCCGCCGTCGACGTCGTCGCGCTGGGGGAGTCCATGGTGACCTTCCTGCCCACGCGGCCGGGACGGCTCGCCGACGTGCCGGCGTTCGAGCGCGGGATCGGCGGCGCCGAGTCCAACGTGGCGTGCGCGCTGGCCGCCGCCGGGCACACCGTGCGCTGGGTGAGCAGGGTCGGCGCGGACGGCTTCGGCGACCACCTCCTGGAGGCGATCGGCGGGTACGGGGTCGACGTGAGCGCGGTGCGCCGGGACCCGGCACGCCCGACGGGCATCTACTTCCGCACCGCCGGGGACCGCTCCGGCGACACCCACGAGGTGGCCTACTACCGGGCCGGCTCGGCGGCCTCCGCGATGTCCGCGGCCACCCTGGACCTGGACGCCGTACAGGACTGCCGCGTCCTGCACCTCTCCGGGATCACGCCCGCGCTCTCCGCCGACTGCCTGGAGCTGGTGCGGGAACTGACGGCCCGCCGGCCCGGCCGCCCGCTCGTCTCCTTCGACGTCAACCACCGCCCGGAGCTGTGGGCCGACGCCGACGGCCCCCGGGCGCTCCTCGAACTGGCGCGCGGGGCCGACCTCGTCTTCGTCGGCGACGACGAGGCGCGGGCCGCGTGGGGGCTGGACGGCGCCGGGGCGATCCGCGAGGCGCTGCCGGAACCGGAGACCGTCGTCGTCAAGCGGGGCGCGGACGGGGCGACGGCGTACGGCAGGGACGGCTCCGAGGTCTCCGTCGGCGCCCCGGTCGTGGACGTCGTCGCGCACGTCGGCGCCGGTGACGCCTTCGCCGCCGGGTTCCTCTCCGCCACCCTGCGCGAACTGCCCGTCCGCGACCGGCTCCGCCACGGCCACCTCACGGCCGCCGCCGCCCTCACCGTCCACGGCGACCTCGCCGCGCCCCCGGCCCGCGACCACGCCGACCGGCTGGCCGCCCTGGACGACACGGTGTGGGGGAGACTGCGACTCGGCCCCGGCTGGACACAGCGGACCGACGGGACGCGGGACGACGACGCCGACGACCGGACCGAGGGGACGCGCGACGACGCCGACCGGACCGACGGGACGCGCGACGACGCCGGCCGGGCCGAGGAGGAGGTACGCAGACCATGAGCCAGACCGTCGACCGGGCGCTGTCCATCCTGCCGCTGCTCGCCGAGGGCCCCGCCGACCTCGCGGGCGTCGCCGAGCGGCTCGGCGTGCACAAGTCCACCGCGCTGCGGCTGCTGCGCACCCTGCACGAACACGGCCTGGTCTACCGCCAGTCCGACCAGCGCTACCGCCTCGGCGCCCGGCTGTTCGCGCTCGCCCAGGAGGCGATGGAGAACCTCGACATACGCGAGATCGCGCACCCGCACCTCGTCGCCCTCAACGAGGAGTGCGGGCACACCGTGCACCTCGCGGTGCACGAGGAGAACGAGGTCCTCTACATCGACAAGGTCGACAGCCGCTACCCGGTGCGCATGTACTCGCGGATCGGCAAGCCGGTCGCCATCACCGTCGCGGCGGTGGCCAAGCTGCTTCTCGCCGACCTGCCCGAGGCCGAGCGGCGTGCCGTCGCCGAACAGCTCGAGTACCCGCCGTACACCGCGCGTTCGACCCCGCACGCGGCCGCGTTCCTGCGCGAGCTGGAGAAGGTGCGCGAGCAGGGCTGGGCCACCGACCTCGGCGGCCACGAGGAGTCCATCAACTGCATCGCCGCCCCGGTGCGCGGCGCCGACGGCCGGGTCGTCGCCGCGATGTCGGTCTCGGCGCCCAACGTCGTCGTCACCGCCGAGGAACTCCTCGCACTCCTCCCGCGGGTGCGCCGCACGGCGGACGCGATCAGCGGCGAGTACTCCGGCCGTACGCCGGGGAGCGGCGAGTACGCGGGCCGTACGCCGGGCGCCGGCGAGCACTCGGGCCGAACCCCAGGAACCGCGGCGGCCGCCGGTCCGCCAGGAAAGGAAAAGAACCCATGACCGACAAGATCGCGCTCACCCCGAAGACGCACACCACCCCGCCCGCGAAGTTCTCGCACGGCGTGCGCAAGGGGAACATCCTCCAGGTCGCCGGCCAGGTCGGCTTCCTGCCCGCCGAGGAGGGCAAGGCGCCCACCCCCGCCGGGCCGACCCTGCGCGAGCAGACCCTCCAGACCCTTGCCAACGTCAAGGCGATCCTGGAGGAGGGCGGCGCGGGCTGGGACGACGTGATGATGCTCCGCGTCTACCTCACGGACGTGGACCACTTCGCCGAGATGAACGACCTGTACAACACCTACTTCGAGGAGCAGGGGCTCACCGCGCCCCCGGCCGCCCGCACCACGGTGTACGTCGGTCTGCCCCCGGGCCTGCTCATCGAGATCGACGCGCTCGCCGTACTGGGCTGACCGGCGCGACCCGCCGGAATCCGTCCCGTACACGCGCACGCGTGACGCGGTGCCCCGCCCCGCCGGGGCACCGCGTGGACCCCCCACTCCCTGCCCGAAAGCCTCATGGCACCCCCCGTCACACGAGAAGCACGAGGACCACCCCAATGCTCAATGTCATGCCCATGATCATATCCAGAGAGGCGGTCGCCCTCGCGGCGGCCCCCGCACCCGCGGCCCCACCCCACACCGGTGGTCTGATCGCCCTGATCCACGGCACCGCCGGCCTGCTCACGGTCGCAGCCCTCGGCATCGCGCTGCTGCTCTTCCTGATCATCAAGATCCGGCTGCAGCCGTTCCTCGCCCTGCTCACGGTCTCCATCGCCGTCGGCCTGGCCGCCGGACTGTCGGTCACCGAACTCTTCGGCACGGTCCAGCGCTCCGACGCCGTCTCGCTCATCGAGTCCGGCATGGGCGGCACGCTCGGCCACATCGCGATCATCATCGGCCTGGGCACCATGCTCGGCGCGATCCTGGAGGTCTCCGGCGGTGCGGAGGTGCTGGCCTCCCGGCTGCTGCGGCTGTTCGGCGAGAAGCGCGCCCCGCTCGCGATGGGTCTGACCGGCCTCATCTTCGGCATCCCGGTCTTCTTCGACGTCGGCATCTTCGTCCTCGCGCCGATCGTCTACGCGGCCACCAAGCGCGGCGGCAAGTCCATCGTCCTGTACGCCATGCCGCTGCTGGCCGGCCTGTCGATGACCCACGCCTTCCTGCCGCCGCACCCCGGCCCGGTGGCCGCGGCCGGACTGCTCAAGGTCGACCTCGGCTGGGTCATCATGATGGGCGTCATCTGCGGCATCCCGGCCGTGCTCGCCGCGTGGGCGTGGGCGGCCTGGATCGGCCGGCGCATCTTCGTCCCCGTGCCGCAGGACATGGTCGAGGCGGCGGACGAGTCCAAGGCGGCCCTCGCGGCCGAGCAGCGGGCGGCGGGCGTGACGCCGTCGGAGAAGCCGGTGGCGCTCTCCGTCGTGTTCACGATCATCGGCACGCCGCTGGTCCTCATCCTGCTCTCCACCTTCTCCTCGATCGCCTTCGACCCCTCCACGGGCCGCTCGGTGGTGGAGTTCTTCGGCCACCCCTTCGTCGCCCTGACGATCGCGCTGCTGCTGGCGTACTACCTGCTCGGCATCCGGCGCGGCTGGTCCCGCAAGTCCCTGGAGACGGTGTCCACGGCCTCCCTGAAGCCGATCGGCAACATCCTGCTGGTGGTCGGCGCGGGCGGCATCTTCGGCGCGGTCCTCAAGGGCAGCGGCGTGGCCCAGGCCCTCTCCGACACCTTCCACGACGTCGGCCTGCCGGTGATCGTGCTGGCGTACCTGATCTCGCTGGTGCTGCGGGTGGCGCAGGGTTCGGCGACGGTCGCGATCGTCACCACGGCGGGCATCGTGGCGCCGCTGCTGTCCGAGGGCGACCACTCGCAGGCGTTCGTCGCGCTGGTCATCATGGCCATCTCGGCAGGTTCGATCTTCGCCTCGCACGTCAACGACGGCGGATTCTGGATGGTCGCGAAGTACTTCGGCA carries:
- a CDS encoding serine protease → MRKPLVTVLLALAIAGAGAAPTAAATPASAPAPEAVTAPAAAPALQAVDYAGTVALSNCSGSVVRLPASTDSDPALVLTNGHCLETGFPEPGEVIVDQASSRSFTLLNSAGSGVATLRASKVAYSTMTDTDITLYQLTRTYAQIKSSYGIGALTLNDTHPAVGTAIKVVSGYWKRIYTCAIDGFAYRLKEGDWTWKDSVRYTSACDTIGGTSGSPVVDTATGKVVAVNNTGNEDGERCTENNPCEVDENGTVTVREGINYAEETYGIPACFGAGNRLNLNASGCTLPRP
- a CDS encoding amidohydrolase family protein, producing the protein MDPVDLTDRADLVLRDAEVVDGSGAPSYRADVAIEDGRIVSIVKEAWAAGCQRPRARRELDAEGLVLAPGFIDMHAHSDLALLRDPDHGAKAAQGVTLEVIGQDGLSYAPVDDRTLAEVRRAISGWNGYGDDIDFSWRSVGEFLDRLDHGFDGRGIAVNAAYLIPQGTVRALAVGWEDRPATPAELDRMRRLVAEGLEQGAVGLSSGLTYTPGMYADGAELAELCRVVASYGGYYCPHHRSYGAGALQAYEEMVALTREAGCPLHLTHATMNFGVNRDRAPELLALLDEALADGADITLDTYPYTPGCTTLAAQLPSWAGEGGPEALLKRLADDDTAERIRHHLEVTGSDGCHGVPMEWETIEISGVSNPELAEYVGRTVLEAARARGETPWTTARRLLTEDRLGTTILQHVGNEENVRTIMRHPAHTGGSDGILQGTKPHPRAYGTFPQYLGRYVRELGVLSLEECVAHLTGRAAARLRLPDRGLVREGYRADLVLFDPATVAPGATFADPRRLPTGIPHVLIDGRFVIEDGRRTDVLAGRAVRRTPA
- a CDS encoding amino acid deaminase, which translates into the protein MDDAVARLADEPVGHRFKGLPPDAAHLTVGALAAERRNLFTDGFTTPVLALSAERLEHNLALMERYAERHGLAFAPHGKTSMAPQLFRRQIERGAWGITLALPHQVRVAREFGIGRIFVANEIVDPAALRWIAAELAADPEFRFLCYVDSVRGVELMDAALSPLPEGGRPLDVVVELGAGEGARTGARTEAECAAVADAVAATTTLRLAGVAGYEGEVPDADPDRVRAWLRRLTALAAEFDAAGRFTGTGLTEIVVSAGGSAWFDAVADVLAELPALSLPALKLLRSGAYVSHDDGHYRHVTPFNRVPEEGGLEPAFRLWTQVVSRPSPEQAFANAGKRDAAYDLDLPFAQVVRRDGDERPATGVTVTALSDQHMWLRTADGTDLEVGDWIGVGLSHPCTSFDKWQLIPLVEADGTVTDYVRTFF
- a CDS encoding sugar kinase, yielding MTATGPHSAPPAVDVVALGESMVTFLPTRPGRLADVPAFERGIGGAESNVACALAAAGHTVRWVSRVGADGFGDHLLEAIGGYGVDVSAVRRDPARPTGIYFRTAGDRSGDTHEVAYYRAGSAASAMSAATLDLDAVQDCRVLHLSGITPALSADCLELVRELTARRPGRPLVSFDVNHRPELWADADGPRALLELARGADLVFVGDDEARAAWGLDGAGAIREALPEPETVVVKRGADGATAYGRDGSEVSVGAPVVDVVAHVGAGDAFAAGFLSATLRELPVRDRLRHGHLTAAAALTVHGDLAAPPARDHADRLAALDDTVWGRLRLGPGWTQRTDGTRDDDADDRTEGTRDDADRTDGTRDDAGRAEEEVRRP
- a CDS encoding IclR family transcriptional regulator produces the protein MSQTVDRALSILPLLAEGPADLAGVAERLGVHKSTALRLLRTLHEHGLVYRQSDQRYRLGARLFALAQEAMENLDIREIAHPHLVALNEECGHTVHLAVHEENEVLYIDKVDSRYPVRMYSRIGKPVAITVAAVAKLLLADLPEAERRAVAEQLEYPPYTARSTPHAAAFLRELEKVREQGWATDLGGHEESINCIAAPVRGADGRVVAAMSVSAPNVVVTAEELLALLPRVRRTADAISGEYSGRTPGSGEYAGRTPGAGEHSGRTPGTAAAAGPPGKEKNP
- a CDS encoding RidA family protein — protein: MTDKIALTPKTHTTPPAKFSHGVRKGNILQVAGQVGFLPAEEGKAPTPAGPTLREQTLQTLANVKAILEEGGAGWDDVMMLRVYLTDVDHFAEMNDLYNTYFEEQGLTAPPAARTTVYVGLPPGLLIEIDALAVLG
- a CDS encoding GntP family permease codes for the protein MIISREAVALAAAPAPAAPPHTGGLIALIHGTAGLLTVAALGIALLLFLIIKIRLQPFLALLTVSIAVGLAAGLSVTELFGTVQRSDAVSLIESGMGGTLGHIAIIIGLGTMLGAILEVSGGAEVLASRLLRLFGEKRAPLAMGLTGLIFGIPVFFDVGIFVLAPIVYAATKRGGKSIVLYAMPLLAGLSMTHAFLPPHPGPVAAAGLLKVDLGWVIMMGVICGIPAVLAAWAWAAWIGRRIFVPVPQDMVEAADESKAALAAEQRAAGVTPSEKPVALSVVFTIIGTPLVLILLSTFSSIAFDPSTGRSVVEFFGHPFVALTIALLLAYYLLGIRRGWSRKSLETVSTASLKPIGNILLVVGAGGIFGAVLKGSGVAQALSDTFHDVGLPVIVLAYLISLVLRVAQGSATVAIVTTAGIVAPLLSEGDHSQAFVALVIMAISAGSIFASHVNDGGFWMVAKYFGISERDTLKTWTVLESVLSVAGFAMAAVVSLFV